The following coding sequences lie in one Xanthomonas hyacinthi genomic window:
- the folE gene encoding GTP cyclohydrolase I FolE, whose amino-acid sequence MADSKKTPDAPVTQDQAEAAVRTLLRWAGEDPEREGLLDTPRRVAEAYGDWFSGYRADPREYLLRTFEEVAGYDELIVLRDIEYESHCEHHMAPIIGKVHVGYLPRGKVVGISKLARVVEAYARRFQVQEKMTAQIAQCIQDVLQPLGVGVVVEGAHECMTTRGIHKRGVSMVTSKMLGTFREDARTRAEFLRFIDGGKR is encoded by the coding sequence ATGGCCGACTCCAAGAAGACCCCCGATGCCCCGGTCACCCAGGACCAGGCCGAAGCCGCCGTGCGCACCTTGCTGCGCTGGGCCGGCGAGGACCCGGAGCGCGAGGGCCTGCTGGACACGCCGCGGCGCGTGGCCGAGGCCTATGGCGACTGGTTCAGCGGCTATCGCGCCGACCCGCGCGAGTACCTGCTGCGCACCTTCGAGGAAGTGGCCGGCTACGACGAGCTGATCGTGCTGCGCGACATCGAATACGAGAGCCATTGCGAGCACCACATGGCGCCGATCATCGGCAAGGTCCATGTGGGCTACCTGCCGCGCGGCAAGGTGGTTGGCATCAGCAAGCTGGCGCGCGTGGTCGAGGCCTACGCGCGGCGCTTCCAGGTGCAGGAAAAGATGACTGCGCAGATCGCGCAGTGCATCCAGGACGTGCTGCAGCCGCTGGGCGTGGGCGTGGTGGTGGAAGGCGCGCACGAGTGCATGACCACCCGCGGCATCCACAAGCGCGGCGTCAGCATGGTCACCTCGAAGATGCTCGGCACCTTCCGCGAGGACGCGCGCACCCGCGCCGAGTTCCTGCGCTTCATCGACGGCGGCAAGCGCTGA
- a CDS encoding MFS transporter, producing the protein MSAPASPTAAASGAAPGSLRRSVSNTLKGSAGNLVEWYDVYVYSVFATYFESQFFSKEDKNATMFVWAIFAMTFLMRPIGAWYFGRFADRYGRRLALTISVSLMAVCSFVIAVTPTVATIGIAAPIVLLLARLLQGFATGGEYGTSATYMSEAAIPGRRGFLSSFHYVTLVGGHVLAQATLLVMLHFFDTAQVSAWGWRVAFGLGGIGALVVFWLRRSMDESLGSDSIAEAKKGGARAAGSLHELFVHQWRPLLLCFLVTAGGTIAFYTYSVTGPKMIQTAFAGDDVMAGTIINLVALTVLMLMQPVGGWLSDIVGRKTLLVFFGIGGVLYTWFLVLELPRQSDWLTAFAILTGGFVILTGYTSINAVVKAELFPTHIRALGVGLGYALANSAFGGTAPLLYQASLKTGHVTAFVCYATAVIAVSLVVYIFCLSNKGANWLDDERALRARRSAKAAAARS; encoded by the coding sequence ATGAGCGCACCCGCATCGCCGACCGCCGCCGCTTCCGGCGCCGCGCCCGGCAGTCTCCGCCGCTCGGTGTCCAATACGCTCAAGGGCTCGGCCGGCAACCTGGTCGAGTGGTACGACGTCTACGTCTACTCGGTGTTCGCCACCTACTTCGAGTCGCAGTTCTTCTCCAAGGAAGACAAGAACGCCACGATGTTCGTGTGGGCGATCTTCGCGATGACCTTTCTGATGCGGCCGATCGGCGCGTGGTACTTCGGCCGCTTCGCCGACCGCTACGGCCGCCGCCTGGCGCTGACCATCTCGGTGTCGCTGATGGCGGTGTGTTCGTTCGTGATCGCAGTGACGCCGACGGTGGCGACGATCGGCATCGCCGCGCCGATCGTGCTGCTGCTGGCGCGGCTGCTGCAGGGCTTCGCCACCGGCGGCGAGTACGGCACCAGCGCCACCTACATGTCCGAGGCGGCGATTCCGGGCCGGCGCGGCTTCCTGTCCTCGTTCCACTACGTGACCCTGGTCGGCGGCCATGTGCTGGCGCAGGCGACCTTGCTGGTGATGCTGCATTTCTTCGACACCGCGCAGGTGTCCGCGTGGGGCTGGCGGGTGGCGTTCGGCCTCGGCGGCATCGGCGCACTGGTGGTGTTCTGGCTGCGCCGGTCGATGGACGAGTCGCTGGGTTCGGACTCCATCGCCGAGGCCAAGAAAGGCGGGGCGCGTGCGGCGGGTTCGCTGCACGAGCTGTTCGTGCACCAGTGGCGGCCGCTGCTGCTGTGCTTCCTGGTGACCGCGGGTGGCACCATCGCCTTCTACACCTATTCGGTCACCGGGCCGAAGATGATCCAGACCGCGTTCGCCGGCGACGACGTGATGGCCGGCACCATCATCAACCTGGTCGCGCTGACCGTGCTGATGCTGATGCAGCCGGTCGGCGGCTGGCTGTCGGACATCGTCGGGCGCAAGACCCTGCTGGTGTTCTTCGGCATCGGCGGCGTGCTGTACACCTGGTTCCTAGTGCTGGAACTGCCCAGGCAGAGCGATTGGCTGACCGCGTTCGCGATCCTGACCGGCGGCTTCGTGATCCTGACCGGCTATACCTCGATCAACGCGGTGGTCAAGGCCGAGCTGTTCCCGACCCACATCCGCGCGCTGGGCGTTGGCCTGGGCTATGCGCTGGCGAACTCGGCCTTCGGCGGCACCGCGCCGCTGCTGTACCAGGCTTCGCTGAAGACCGGCCACGTCACCGCCTTCGTCTGCTACGCCACGGCGGTGATCGCGGTCTCGCTGGTGGTGTACATATTCTGCCTGAGCAACAAGGGCGCGAACTGGCTCGACGACGAGCGCGCGCTGCGCGCGCGCCGAAGCGCCAAGGCGGCGGCCGCGCGTAGCTGA
- a CDS encoding plasmid stabilization protein ParE — protein MSNASHRANPRAICWDERLDPWIAAIVSAVLHLLLLLLLLLADPPTMNTPQGAASGGRTKVDFIGATRQPVHPLKTPPSPQPKHKPAPAKTRPATSPVQSTLVAHADAPVPPPDPVAAAGSQTQRPPTPAAQPAPPQADDAAQQQAQAAASEPEPTQRRETWTGRPPGAIDQDLGPNEAGLVRDGAGRGGRRGDPTDAGPSMELGGYLVYYDLRSETLLRAWMDQGMKEFFILLPGTQYRMACPLEIAMKRGSGKCRALPPDSPELKAIGDARDVITMLQVYKQGQLVWRGPGPYK, from the coding sequence ATGAGCAACGCGTCGCATCGCGCGAACCCCCGGGCCATATGCTGGGACGAACGCCTGGACCCCTGGATTGCCGCGATCGTCAGCGCAGTGCTGCACCTGCTGCTGTTGCTGTTGTTGCTGCTGGCCGACCCGCCCACCATGAACACGCCGCAAGGCGCCGCCAGCGGCGGCCGAACCAAGGTGGACTTCATCGGCGCCACGCGCCAGCCCGTGCATCCGCTCAAGACGCCGCCCAGCCCGCAGCCCAAGCACAAGCCGGCGCCGGCCAAGACGCGGCCGGCGACCTCGCCGGTCCAGTCCACCCTGGTTGCGCATGCCGACGCTCCGGTGCCGCCACCCGATCCGGTCGCCGCGGCCGGCAGCCAGACGCAACGCCCGCCCACGCCCGCCGCGCAACCGGCCCCGCCGCAAGCGGACGACGCCGCGCAGCAGCAGGCCCAGGCCGCCGCCAGCGAACCCGAACCGACCCAGCGCCGCGAGACCTGGACCGGGCGGCCGCCGGGCGCGATCGACCAGGACCTCGGCCCCAACGAGGCCGGGCTGGTGCGCGACGGCGCCGGCCGCGGCGGCCGCCGCGGCGATCCGACCGATGCCGGCCCCAGCATGGAACTGGGCGGCTACCTGGTCTATTACGACCTGCGCAGCGAAACCCTGCTGCGCGCCTGGATGGACCAGGGCATGAAGGAATTCTTCATCCTGCTGCCCGGCACCCAGTACCGCATGGCCTGCCCGCTGGAGATCGCGATGAAGCGCGGCTCCGGCAAATGCCGCGCGCTGCCGCCGGATTCCCCGGAACTGAAGGCCATCGGCGACGCCCGCGACGTCATCACCATGCTGCAGGTCTACAAGCAGGGCCAATTGGTCTGGCGCGGCCCGGGGCCGTACAAATAG
- a CDS encoding RHS repeat domain-containing protein, producing MKSITQKLQGRVMLKIRVVKAMLRVTAAAAISLLVVFSASAQTVRYVHTDGLGSVVLTTDKDRNIVERSEYDPYGSLLNRPLTDGPGYTGHVMDAATGLAYMQQRYYDPSIGKMLSVDPVTAYESSNWKQFNRYAYAINNPYHRPCVGIAAQGERTFRYAVRIRAGSATASVQQRRMRGRAQPCAPNSTRRFASDPHPNPSPGGEGLPDPGGEGLLADYLYGPGPRQTNWPCL from the coding sequence ATGAAATCAATCACTCAAAAATTGCAAGGACGAGTCATGTTGAAAATCCGAGTGGTTAAGGCAATGCTGCGCGTCACCGCCGCAGCGGCCATTTCATTGCTCGTCGTGTTCAGCGCCTCGGCGCAGACGGTTCGGTATGTCCATACGGATGGGCTGGGTTCGGTCGTGCTGACGACGGACAAGGACCGGAACATCGTCGAGCGCAGCGAGTACGATCCGTATGGCAGCCTATTGAATCGCCCGTTGACGGATGGGCCTGGTTATACGGGGCATGTCATGGATGCGGCGACGGGGCTGGCATATATGCAGCAGCGGTACTATGACCCTAGCATTGGGAAAATGCTCAGCGTTGATCCGGTTACTGCCTATGAAAGCAGTAATTGGAAGCAATTCAATCGATACGCCTACGCTATCAATAATCCCTACCACCGCCCATGTGTCGGCATCGCTGCACAAGGTGAGCGAACGTTTCGATATGCCGTGCGGATCAGGGCTGGAAGCGCCACCGCATCTGTGCAGCAACGCCGGATGCGGGGACGGGCGCAGCCTTGCGCACCCAATTCCACGAGACGCTTCGCGTCGGACCCTCACCCCAACCCCTCTCCCGGGGGAGAGGGGCTGCCGGACCCAGGGGGGGAGGGGCTGCTGGCCGACTATTTGTACGGCCCCGGGCCGCGCCAGACCAATTGGCCCTGCTTGTAG
- a CDS encoding helix-turn-helix transcriptional regulator has protein sequence MPRAQRQIRDLGERLRAARLRRQMTQAELAARVGVSVPTVGKLERGDPALSLSTMLRVLTALGLDKDIDLLARNDEVGRQLQDSQLRRTNTKREPTP, from the coding sequence ATGCCCCGTGCCCAGCGCCAGATCCGCGACCTGGGCGAGCGCCTGCGCGCCGCGCGCCTGCGCCGGCAGATGACCCAGGCCGAACTCGCCGCCCGGGTGGGCGTGAGCGTGCCCACCGTGGGCAAACTCGAGCGCGGCGATCCGGCCCTCAGCCTGTCCACCATGCTGCGCGTGCTGACCGCGCTGGGCCTGGACAAGGACATCGACCTGCTGGCCCGCAACGACGAGGTGGGCCGCCAGTTGCAGGACAGCCAGCTGCGGCGCACGAACACGAAGCGCGAGCCCACGCCGTGA
- a CDS encoding type II toxin-antitoxin system HipA family toxin: MSRAANEVQELSQVEVWLDDAALGGRALVGHLTRRPSRTGDTLQFHYSDSWVDQAAPIRAFALDPQLPLHRGPLVARDGASALTGAFVDCSPDRWGKRLMDRREVIDAREHNRRVRALRPWDYLIGVNDASRMGALRLRARDGRYLDDHALGAPPMTELRALEAIAVRVERGDTDESDHDIRWIKQLVAPGASLGGARPKASVRDTDGTLWLAKFPSSDDRHDVGLWEFVTYRLSLAAGIAMPAARQLALSELGTTYAVQRFDRAGTERRAYASAFTLLDVDDSEGSSYAELAHAIENYGVASAIADDLRQLFRRVAFNVLVGNRDDHLRNHGFLREPGGWRLSPAFDVNPNPNKDAHVLGIGLDDPTPDMRLLLDTCAYYRLRKTQAGEIIEQVRTAVRGWKEEARRCGARGAEIASMDAVIDAER; encoded by the coding sequence GTGAGCCGCGCAGCCAATGAGGTGCAGGAACTCAGCCAGGTCGAGGTATGGCTGGACGACGCCGCACTCGGCGGCCGCGCCCTGGTCGGCCACCTGACCCGCCGGCCCAGCCGCACGGGCGACACGCTCCAGTTCCACTATTCCGACAGTTGGGTGGACCAGGCCGCGCCGATCCGCGCCTTTGCGCTGGATCCGCAGTTGCCGCTCCACCGCGGCCCGTTGGTCGCGCGCGACGGCGCCAGTGCGTTGACCGGCGCGTTCGTGGACTGCTCGCCCGACCGCTGGGGCAAGCGCCTGATGGACCGGCGCGAGGTCATCGACGCGCGCGAGCACAATCGCCGGGTGCGCGCGCTGCGCCCGTGGGATTACCTGATCGGCGTCAACGATGCGTCCCGGATGGGCGCGCTGCGCCTGCGCGCGCGCGACGGGCGTTATCTGGACGACCACGCGCTGGGCGCGCCGCCGATGACCGAGCTGCGCGCGCTGGAGGCCATTGCGGTGCGCGTGGAACGCGGCGACACCGACGAGAGCGACCATGACATCCGATGGATTAAGCAATTGGTGGCGCCCGGCGCATCGCTGGGCGGGGCCAGACCCAAGGCCAGCGTGCGCGACACCGATGGCACGCTGTGGCTGGCCAAGTTCCCCTCCAGCGACGATCGCCACGACGTGGGCCTGTGGGAATTCGTGACCTACCGGCTGTCGCTGGCGGCGGGGATCGCCATGCCTGCCGCACGCCAGCTCGCCCTGTCCGAGCTTGGCACCACCTACGCGGTACAGCGCTTCGACCGGGCCGGCACCGAGCGCCGCGCCTACGCTTCCGCCTTCACCCTGCTGGACGTGGACGACAGCGAGGGCAGCAGTTACGCCGAGCTTGCCCATGCCATCGAGAACTACGGCGTGGCCTCGGCGATCGCCGACGACTTGCGGCAGCTGTTCCGCCGCGTGGCGTTCAATGTGCTGGTCGGCAACCGCGACGACCACTTGCGCAACCACGGATTCCTGCGCGAACCGGGCGGCTGGCGGCTGTCACCGGCCTTCGACGTGAACCCCAATCCGAACAAGGACGCCCACGTGCTTGGCATCGGCCTGGACGATCCGACACCCGACATGCGGCTGCTGCTGGACACCTGCGCGTACTACCGCCTGCGCAAGACGCAGGCGGGCGAGATCATCGAGCAGGTACGCACGGCCGTGCGCGGCTGGAAAGAGGAGGCCCGGCGCTGCGGCGCGCGCGGCGCCGAGATCGCGTCGATGGACGCGGTCATCGACGCGGAGCGCTGA
- a CDS encoding lipoprotein — MTKWMGAALAAAMLMAGCAKVEGEKFVGNWVNVQSQDDVMDIERNGESFMVRNTTPRFFSRKPKTESYPAIYKDDVLQVSNDGETVNFAIDRANGHLRTGSDEYQRVPAK; from the coding sequence ATGACGAAGTGGATGGGTGCCGCGCTGGCCGCGGCGATGCTGATGGCCGGCTGCGCCAAGGTGGAGGGCGAGAAGTTCGTCGGCAACTGGGTCAACGTACAGTCGCAGGACGACGTGATGGACATCGAGCGCAACGGCGAGTCCTTCATGGTGCGCAACACCACGCCGCGGTTCTTCAGCCGCAAGCCCAAGACCGAGAGCTACCCGGCCATCTACAAGGACGACGTGCTGCAGGTCTCCAACGACGGCGAAACGGTGAACTTCGCCATCGACCGGGCCAATGGGCACCTGCGCACCGGCAGCGACGAGTACCAGCGCGTTCCGGCCAAGTGA
- a CDS encoding type II toxin-antitoxin system RelE/ParE family toxin, translated as MYRVELTASFLACLDAIEAFLLEADAGVAFDDLLAELRATVIPNLRRFPRIGRRYLDNPPQSAEALAQLAALPVGAPDALRNYPHGDYLMLYTVVEASASINATVYLLSIRHHRQLSFDFVTLWPGG; from the coding sequence TTGTACCGGGTCGAACTGACCGCGAGCTTCCTCGCGTGCCTGGACGCCATCGAGGCGTTCTTGCTGGAAGCCGATGCCGGTGTTGCCTTTGATGACCTGCTCGCCGAGTTGCGCGCCACGGTCATCCCGAACCTGCGGCGTTTCCCACGCATAGGCCGGCGTTACCTGGACAACCCACCGCAGTCGGCCGAGGCATTGGCGCAGTTGGCCGCGTTGCCGGTGGGCGCGCCCGATGCATTACGCAATTACCCGCATGGCGACTACCTGATGCTCTACACGGTGGTGGAGGCATCCGCCTCGATCAACGCCACGGTGTACTTGCTCTCCATCCGGCACCACCGGCAGCTTTCGTTCGACTTCGTAACGCTGTGGCCCGGGGGATGA
- a CDS encoding type II toxin-antitoxin system Phd/YefM family antitoxin yields the protein MRDIAGMGRHRWRKIRLAGLRGRWQDGLYRILSSEFQESIMGFSASDVVPFTLARANLSELADQAKAGTEKIITKNGESYVALIDADRLDYYHRLERERIHLLLLDDAKRGLADIAAGRTIEADAAIGQLQQRRAASSAASAGKRAAKKRS from the coding sequence TTGCGCGATATCGCCGGCATGGGGAGGCATCGGTGGCGGAAAATTCGCCTTGCTGGCCTGCGGGGGCGATGGCAAGATGGACTGTACAGAATTCTGTCATCCGAGTTCCAGGAGTCGATCATGGGCTTTTCCGCCAGCGATGTAGTGCCTTTCACCCTTGCACGCGCCAACCTCTCCGAGTTGGCCGACCAAGCGAAGGCCGGCACCGAAAAGATCATCACCAAGAACGGCGAGAGCTATGTGGCGCTGATCGACGCCGACCGGCTGGACTACTACCACCGGCTGGAACGCGAGCGCATCCACCTGCTGCTGCTCGACGATGCCAAGCGCGGCCTGGCCGACATCGCCGCCGGCCGCACGATCGAAGCGGACGCGGCCATCGGCCAGCTGCAGCAGCGACGTGCGGCATCCAGTGCGGCAAGCGCTGGCAAGCGCGCGGCCAAGAAACGCAGCTGA
- the recD gene encoding exodeoxyribonuclease V subunit alpha, protein MTPTHNLLTALHRSGTLRTLDHAFAQTLSRLDPNTPDLVLAGAALASLAVASGHAGLDPARGNVLLDPRDGPPPTLPDPADWHRALAASRWVAQPAPEDPSAADCPLVLEHGLLYLRRYREYERRLAQGLRRLALQPLPAFDVATLAPLFAQLFPKAAASPLPSATEGSPRGREGARRAGEGTGITDQPTDRQAQAAALALRRALLLVTGGPGTGKTTTIARLLLLRIAQAQASAIPAPRIALAAPTGRAAERMAESLRTAVARALDNGIDPALAAALPAGASTLHRLLGVIPDLPRFRFDADNPLPFDLIVVDEASMVDLPLMCKLVEAVADGTQLILLGDADQLPSVEAGDVLAAILQAAGPGDALQPDDAQALHPLLGHTRSDTHRGGLAGHRVHLLRGYRQAQGFALAPLADAVRAGDADTALALLRGGELAGVHFHEDSEDPLATRRDALLAHWRALAAAADPAAALRDAARLRLLTAVRAGAHGARGLNARIEQLLADSGAGARRLGAASPWFHGRLLLITENSYRHGLFNGDVGICLRSEASPSSERDAQGALVAWFEGEGDGQVRGFHPAALPAHESAFAMTVHKAQGSEFDDVWLQLPTRDARVLSRELVYTGITRARQSLHLAASEAVLRAALARHAARISGLAWRLGGEQEAAPATQAAETPTVAPVQGALF, encoded by the coding sequence ATGACCCCCACCCACAACCTACTAACCGCCCTGCACCGCAGCGGCACCCTGCGCACGCTCGACCACGCCTTCGCCCAAACCCTGAGCCGCCTGGACCCGAACACTCCCGACCTGGTCCTGGCCGGCGCCGCACTGGCTTCACTGGCCGTCGCCAGCGGCCACGCCGGCCTCGACCCGGCCCGCGGCAACGTCCTGCTCGACCCGCGCGACGGCCCGCCGCCCACGCTGCCGGACCCCGCCGACTGGCACCGCGCCCTGGCCGCCTCGCGCTGGGTCGCCCAGCCCGCGCCCGAAGACCCGTCCGCCGCCGACTGCCCGCTGGTGCTGGAACACGGCCTGCTCTACCTGCGCCGCTACCGCGAATACGAGCGCCGCCTGGCGCAAGGTCTGCGCCGCCTCGCGTTGCAACCGCTGCCGGCCTTCGACGTCGCCACGCTCGCGCCCCTGTTCGCTCAGTTGTTCCCGAAGGCAGCAGCTTCCCCTCTCCCATCGGCGACCGAAGGAAGTCCCCGTGGGAGAGAGGGTGCCCGAAGGGCGGGTGAGGGTACGGGCATCACCGACCAACCCACCGACCGCCAAGCCCAGGCCGCCGCACTCGCCCTGCGCCGCGCCCTGCTGCTGGTCACCGGCGGCCCCGGCACCGGCAAGACCACCACCATCGCGCGCCTGCTGCTGCTGCGCATCGCCCAGGCCCAGGCCAGCGCCATCCCCGCACCACGCATCGCCCTGGCCGCCCCCACCGGCCGCGCCGCCGAACGCATGGCCGAGAGCCTGCGCACGGCGGTGGCGCGCGCGCTCGACAACGGCATCGACCCGGCCCTGGCCGCCGCGCTGCCGGCCGGCGCCAGCACCCTGCACCGCCTGCTTGGCGTGATCCCCGACCTGCCGCGCTTCCGCTTTGATGCCGACAACCCGCTGCCGTTCGACCTGATCGTGGTCGACGAAGCCTCGATGGTCGATCTGCCGCTGATGTGCAAGCTGGTCGAAGCGGTGGCCGACGGCACCCAGCTGATCCTGCTCGGCGACGCCGACCAGCTGCCCTCGGTCGAAGCCGGCGACGTGCTCGCCGCGATCCTGCAGGCCGCCGGCCCCGGCGACGCGCTGCAGCCGGACGACGCGCAAGCGCTGCACCCTCTGCTCGGCCACACCCGCAGCGACACCCACCGCGGCGGCCTGGCCGGCCACCGTGTGCATCTGCTGCGCGGCTACCGCCAGGCGCAAGGCTTCGCACTGGCCCCGCTGGCCGACGCCGTACGTGCCGGTGACGCCGACACCGCGCTCGCCCTATTGCGCGGTGGCGAACTGGCTGGCGTGCACTTCCACGAAGACAGCGAGGACCCGCTGGCCACGCGCCGCGACGCCCTGCTCGCGCACTGGCGCGCGCTGGCCGCTGCCGCAGACCCGGCCGCCGCCCTGCGCGACGCCGCACGCCTGCGCCTGCTCACCGCCGTGCGCGCCGGCGCGCACGGCGCGCGCGGCCTCAACGCGCGCATCGAACAACTGCTGGCCGACAGCGGCGCCGGCGCGCGCCGCCTCGGCGCCGCTTCGCCCTGGTTCCATGGCCGGCTGCTGCTGATCACCGAAAACAGCTACCGCCACGGCCTGTTCAACGGCGACGTCGGCATCTGCCTGCGAAGCGAAGCGAGTCCCTCTTCGGAGCGCGACGCGCAGGGCGCCCTGGTGGCCTGGTTCGAAGGCGAGGGCGACGGCCAGGTCCGCGGCTTCCACCCCGCCGCGCTGCCCGCGCACGAGAGCGCCTTCGCGATGACCGTGCACAAGGCGCAAGGCAGCGAGTTCGACGACGTCTGGCTGCAACTGCCCACGCGCGACGCCCGCGTGCTCAGCCGCGAACTGGTTTACACCGGCATCACCCGCGCGCGGCAGAGCCTGCACCTGGCCGCCAGCGAAGCCGTGCTGCGCGCCGCGCTGGCCCGGCACGCGGCGCGGATCTCGGGGTTGGCGTGGCGCCTGGGCGGGGAGCAGGAGGCGGCACCCGCCACGCAAGCAGCGGAAACACCCACGGTCGCGCCCGTGCAGGGTGCGTTGTTCTGA